The nucleotide sequence AATAAACTATATTTAAATAGAAAATGGATGGATGGTATCAGTAACCGTGCATTTGCTGATGGAGTTATGAATGTAGATATCGACACAATTGGCTGGGACAACCGAAAAATTGTTGCAACCGGAGAATATAGAGGAATTACCAAAACTGTTGAAATACTACTGGAACCTGAAAATTTTGCACTCTTCGGAAATTTTTATAATGTTTTTGGAAGTGTTTGGGCTGCAACTGGTGATACATTCTCTGGCAGATTTCATGCAAACGATTGGATCAATTGTTATGGTGATCCTGTATTTCTAGGACCTGCAACAACTTCCAAAGGTGTAAAATTGTATGATAACAAATCGCACCCGGAATTTTTTGGTGGGACGAAAGTTACCGATCCGATACCATTGGAGTTTGATACTTCTTCAATTAGGATTGCAGCATACAGTAATGGAAGAATTTTTAGAGACACAACAAATGCTGGGAAAGTCACAACAGTGGATTTGACATTTTTGGCAAATGGAAATGTTACTTACAAACTAAAAATCGGTAGTGGCAGCTACACTTCACCAATAACCGTTCCTTTAACCTCTCTGGCTCCTAATGGTGTTATTTATGTTGAGAAAGGAAATATTAACGTTCAAGGAACGTTAGATGGAAGGACAACCATTGTTGCTTCTCAAAAAGGAAGCTCGAGTGCTGGCCAAGTATTTATAACAAATAGTATTAATTACGCAAGTAATCCCTTAACTAATCCTTCAAGTAACGATATGATGGGTATTGTTGCGGAGAATAAAGTAGTTGTAACCTATGATCCTGCCCGCGGCGATATTAATATTTGTTCTTCTATCTTTTCTAAGAAAGACGGTTTAGTTATTGAGAGATATGGCGAATATCCAACAGCTTACAAAATGAACCTCCTTGGTGGAATAATTGGACAGAAAGTTCAACCCACTGCGAACTACAAACTCATTAATGGTAAATATGTGCCTATTAACGGATATAGTTATGTTCATAAATATGATGATAGAATGCTAAAAGTAAGACCACCATTTTTTCCATCCACCAAATATTTTCGTGTAATTAGCTGGTACGAAGAATAATCTTACCTTTCTCTCAATTTTTAAACAAGAGTAATGTCGATGGCATTACTCTTCTTTTATTTAAATCTGTTTAACATTTATATTTTTATCATAATCTCTTTAGAATAAAATTATCTCGTGAACCAGCGTTAATTTTGTCCGACACCGGCACCAAACAGAACTATTTATCCCATTTTCTCACCTTTTTATCGGAAAATTCTTCTGAATCTACTGACGATTTTGTCGCTTGCACAATCAATTGTTAAATAATGCAAATCGTTAGGTGGCCTGAAAATTGTCAATTGCGTAATAATTCTTTTAAAACAGAATTAAAATTTTGATCATAGTATTCTTAATAATTATTCGAGAGGCATAAAAGCAATGGAATCAATAGAACGCAAAGTTGAAAACTACGCAATAGTATTTAATGTAAACTTATTGAGAGCTACTCTCATTGAGGCGACTGAATTTAAGGATTTACTGGAAGAAACAATTGCAGATACAGACAAAGACATTATTGTTAATCTGAGTGCTTGTGAACATCTTGATTCAACTTTTCTTGGTGTTCTTGTAAGTAGTTATAAGAGACTAAAAAGCCAGAATAGAACTCTTGTAATAATTGAGCCAATCGAACAATCAAGTATTTTCCTGACTCTAAACTCAATTGGAAAAATATTTCCTCTCTATACAAGTGTAAAAGTTGCATTAGAAGATATTGAGAATAAAAAACTTCTTGAGAACGAACTTCATGAGATTGATGCAAAGCAGACACGAAAATCTGAAAGACAATTAAGTTCTAACAGTGTAACTTCAACTCATCCTTTAGTAGATTCTCCGTTAGTTCAAATGCAGGAACCGATCCAGGAATTAGAACCAGAAATTACTGAGGAACTTTTTGAAAAAAGTGCTCCGGAGAAATTGAGTTTTTCATCTGTAGTGGCTCAAACTGAAAATGCAAATAAGTTCGAAATGGAAAATAGTAGTGAAGATACTCCACGAATAGAATCAGCAGAACCAATGTTTAAAAACAGAAATTTAGAATACGAGATTGATGCTGTGAAAGAAGATATTTTTGTTTCTGTTCCCCAAGAAGTTATCAAACCAGATATGCGTTTTCATTCAGGTAAAGTAGAGTGGGAATTTGGTTTCAGTTCTTAATCATAGATGAAAAATAAATCGTCTAAGGTGAAAAATCCTCGTTCCTGATCAGTAATAAAATTGCAGATTGAGGAATAATGAGAAATTTTTCTTTATCGAATTCAATTTCAACAGCTTCTTTTCTTAAAAAAATAGCCAGATCACCTTCACGTGCCTGAAGTGGAATATATTTCACTTTATTTACTGATTCCTTCCATGGTTCATC is from Ignavibacteriota bacterium and encodes:
- a CDS encoding STAS domain-containing protein yields the protein MESIERKVENYAIVFNVNLLRATLIEATEFKDLLEETIADTDKDIIVNLSACEHLDSTFLGVLVSSYKRLKSQNRTLVIIEPIEQSSIFLTLNSIGKIFPLYTSVKVALEDIENKKLLENELHEIDAKQTRKSERQLSSNSVTSTHPLVDSPLVQMQEPIQELEPEITEELFEKSAPEKLSFSSVVAQTENANKFEMENSSEDTPRIESAEPMFKNRNLEYEIDAVKEDIFVSVPQEVIKPDMRFHSGKVEWEFGFSS